GTCGCCGCCTATCATCAGGAGAAGATGGACGCTTTCCTTGGTGTAGATGGTGAAGATGAATTCACAATATACGTTGCTCCTGTTGGAAAAATACCGTCTAGTGAATAGAGCTCCTCTAAGAACCATTGTGGGTTGTAGGTTGTGGGTTGTTGGTTGTGCGAAAAAAACGAGAATCCGAGAAAGCGAGAGTCTGAGAAAAACAGGACGCTTGCAAGGCTGTTAACTGATGGAACGATGCTTGCAGAGGCTGAGGTTCTTATCGGTCAACGGAAAACGAACAACGGCAAACGGCGCTCTCGAAATTCACGTACAACCCACAACCTACCACCTACAACTGTTTTCTCGAATTCTCGGATCTCGGTTCTCGTCTACTATATCAAGCCAATTGCAATTGTTTTTTTCTCTTTATTACCGAAATTCCCACTCCGAAGATGAAACCCCAGTAAGCGAAAAACTCGAGCAACGAAGGGTTCCCATTGTATCCGAAGACTGCCTTCAATATACCACCGATAAATCCTTTTTCATTCAAAACACCATTAAAGTCATAGAGGTGTTCAACAAATACGGGTAACAGGCCAGCTTCTTGAAACTCATGTACACCGTGAGCAAACAAACCAGCCGCTATCACAAAGAGCACCAATCCCGACCAGAAGAAAAGAGGGGCGAGAGATATCTTCTTTGTACCTTTATATATGAGAAAAGCAATTATTACAGCTACAAGTATGCCAGTTATACCACCCGCTCCGATTGCAAAGGGGGTTCCTGTCTTGCTCGCGGCGAAAAAGAAAAGCACCGTTTCAACACCTTCTCGTAGCACGGCTGTAAAGGCGAGTAACCCGAGGGAAAAAGGACTATCTTTCAGAGCTGCTTTCTCTATCTTCCCTTCAAAAGCGGCCCTTTTGAATTGCATCCAAAAGAGCATATATGTTAGGACCCCAGCAGCGAACACCATCATAATACCTTCGAAAATCTGCTCCGTTCGTCCTTCAAATCCACCAAGGAAAAGAGAAAAGAACAAAGCGAGTATAAGGCTTCCAGCTGTGGCGAGTATCGTTCCTGTCCAGACACTCTTTGAAAGTTCTTTCCTCCCGATCTTTCGAAGAAGGGATAGTATTATACCTACGATTAATACTGCTTCGAGCGTTTCTCTAAATGTTATAGCGAATGCCGCTAGCATTCAGAAACACCTCCTTGTTGAGATAAAGTCTCAATAACCATTTTTATTATATTCTGTGCCGGTTTACATTACTGTAAATGTAAACTATTGAATGGAAAATTCCGTTTAATACCGAGTGAATTTGTAGGGTATTCTCAGCAGATGAAAGCTGATAAAATATTGGAAAAGATAAATAAGGAGAAAGATATGTCAAATAGAACGGGGAATTCGTATTATATGGCACTTATGGCTATAACTGCTTCTCTTTTATGGGGAAGCGCTTTTCCTGTGCTGAAAATTAGCTTCAGTGAATTAGACATAACTCCAGGAGATATCTCTGAAAAACTGGTTTTTGCAGGAATACGCTTTCTTGGTGCTGGGTTGATGCTCTTTCTTTTCAGTCCAGCGACCAGAAAAGTAATGCCTAAGAAGCGAGAATTCTATGGTCTATTTATGCTTGGACTGCTCCAAACTGCTATCCAATATACCTTGTTTTATAACGGTCTGTCCAATACTACGGGAGTCAAGGCTTCAATCATTATTTCTAGTGGAAACTTTTTCGTGGTCTTGCTTGCTCATTTTGTGTATAGAGACGATAGAATCAACTGGAAGAAAGCTATCGGACTCACTGCGGGTTTTTCTGGTGTGCTAATTGCGAACCTTAACAATGGCGTAGACTTCGGTTTCACGCTCTCAGGCGAAGGGCTATTGATACTTTCTACTCTTGTAGGAGCAATTGGAACCATTCTCGCAAAACAGCTTTCAATAGGTATAAATCCTTTTGCGGTCTCTGGCTGGCAGATGCTTCTTGGTTCATTTTTTCTCATCGGTATAGGTTTTCCGGGAATGGAAAATGGCTTACATTTCACAGCGCTCGCGGTAGTTTTGCTTATCTATTCTTCTTTTCTTTCTGCCGCGGCCTTCTCACTGTGGTACACGGTGCTTAAATACAGCAAAGCCGGTGAAGTAACGATATACAGATTCATAATCCCCTTATCCGGAGCTCTGTTTTCGGCACTTTTCATACCTGGTGAAACAATTACACTCTACACACTATTAGCGCTGGTTCTTGCTGTTATTGGTATCATCGTTGTGAACTATAGAAGAGTTTAAAAGTCCCTTTTTCGCTTTTTTATTGCTTCGTCTATTTCCTTTTCTCGCTGATTGAGTTCCTTTACCTTTCGGTTTAATGTTTTAAGCACTTCAGGTAAATTGAGTCCTTTCTTTTTACACGCGTCTTTCAGGCTCGACATTTTGCCAACGTTCAGGTTGAAACCAAAGTGTTGAAGGATTTCGTAAAGCTCTGGATGGAGATCAGCTATTTCTTTCAAAGTCATGTTTTCATTGAGTTCAGATAACATCTTACCATCTCCTTAAAAAACCCCGGCTAAAGCCGGGGTTCAATTATCAATGTACTCCAACAGGTGGTACAGTATTCACAGGACTTATGAGTTCATATCCTGCCAGAAATCCGATTAGTCTTGGGATTTGGGTATTATCCATGATGCCT
This genomic interval from Kosmotoga pacifica contains the following:
- a CDS encoding DUF1858 domain-containing protein; its protein translation is MLSELNENMTLKEIADLHPELYEILQHFGFNLNVGKMSSLKDACKKKGLNLPEVLKTLNRKVKELNQREKEIDEAIKKRKRDF
- a CDS encoding FTR1 family iron permease, producing MLAAFAITFRETLEAVLIVGIILSLLRKIGRKELSKSVWTGTILATAGSLILALFFSLFLGGFEGRTEQIFEGIMMVFAAGVLTYMLFWMQFKRAAFEGKIEKAALKDSPFSLGLLAFTAVLREGVETVLFFFAASKTGTPFAIGAGGITGILVAVIIAFLIYKGTKKISLAPLFFWSGLVLFVIAAGLFAHGVHEFQEAGLLPVFVEHLYDFNGVLNEKGFIGGILKAVFGYNGNPSLLEFFAYWGFIFGVGISVIKRKKQLQLA
- a CDS encoding DMT family transporter, which produces MKADKILEKINKEKDMSNRTGNSYYMALMAITASLLWGSAFPVLKISFSELDITPGDISEKLVFAGIRFLGAGLMLFLFSPATRKVMPKKREFYGLFMLGLLQTAIQYTLFYNGLSNTTGVKASIIISSGNFFVVLLAHFVYRDDRINWKKAIGLTAGFSGVLIANLNNGVDFGFTLSGEGLLILSTLVGAIGTILAKQLSIGINPFAVSGWQMLLGSFFLIGIGFPGMENGLHFTALAVVLLIYSSFLSAAAFSLWYTVLKYSKAGEVTIYRFIIPLSGALFSALFIPGETITLYTLLALVLAVIGIIVVNYRRV